The following are from one region of the Petrotoga mobilis SJ95 genome:
- the fba gene encoding class II fructose-1,6-bisphosphate aldolase produces MPYVNTKDILEKANKEYYAVAAFNINNLEFLQAIVEGGIEKKSPLIIETSEGAMKYAGMGDPLRGASLFVKMVREFADSLDIPIALHLDHGKNFKYIISAIKAGYSSVMIDASDKPLEENLKATKDIVRIAHAAGVSVEAELGKLAGIEDNVASAESVLVNPDEAKYFVEETQVDFLAPAIGTSHGAFKFKGEAKLDFDRLKKVKELTKMPLVLHGASSVVQEMVEIAENYGADFGGSKGVPSDILKETVRLGINKVNTDTDLRMAFIAGLREFLQNNPKEFDPRKYMETAKSYVKKVVSDRLELLGSANKA; encoded by the coding sequence ATGCCTTACGTAAATACAAAGGATATTTTAGAAAAGGCGAATAAGGAATACTATGCGGTTGCAGCTTTCAACATTAACAATCTTGAGTTTCTCCAGGCTATAGTTGAAGGAGGGATAGAGAAAAAATCTCCTCTGATAATCGAAACAAGTGAAGGGGCAATGAAGTATGCTGGCATGGGTGATCCTTTGAGAGGAGCAAGCCTGTTTGTAAAAATGGTTAGAGAGTTTGCAGATTCTTTAGATATACCAATCGCTCTGCATTTAGACCACGGGAAGAATTTTAAATATATAATATCCGCAATTAAAGCTGGTTATTCATCTGTAATGATAGATGCATCTGATAAACCATTGGAAGAAAATCTAAAAGCTACGAAAGATATTGTAAGAATAGCCCATGCAGCAGGTGTTTCAGTGGAAGCAGAATTAGGAAAGTTAGCTGGAATAGAAGACAACGTTGCTTCAGCTGAATCTGTTCTAGTTAATCCCGATGAGGCGAAATATTTTGTAGAGGAAACCCAAGTTGATTTTCTAGCTCCGGCTATTGGCACTTCCCATGGAGCATTTAAGTTTAAAGGAGAAGCTAAATTAGACTTTGATAGATTGAAAAAAGTTAAAGAATTGACAAAAATGCCTTTGGTACTACACGGTGCTTCAAGTGTTGTGCAAGAAATGGTCGAAATAGCTGAAAATTATGGAGCTGATTTCGGAGGATCAAAAGGTGTACCCTCAGATATATTGAAAGAAACCGTTCGATTAGGTATAAATAAAGTAAATACAGATACTGACCTTAGGATGGCTTTTATTGCAGGATTAAGAGAATTCTTGCAGAACAATCCCAAAGAGTTTGATCCTAGAAAATACATGGAAACGGCAAAGTCTTATGTGAAAAAGGTTGTTTCAGATAGATTGGAGCTTTTAGGTTCTGCTAATAAAGCTTAA
- a CDS encoding cysteine desulfurase has protein sequence MLSSKEYEEIFPALKRKINGHKLVYLDNAATTLRPKEVMDAVNEYSLNHHSNVHRSTHTLAAEATQYYEDARSEVANFINAEAEEVIFTKGATESLNLIAYSVAVSNILQSDDEILISTIEHHANFVPWQQIAKIFNLKIKYYPAKSGIFDLSDFLKHITNKTRLVSITALSNVTGQLIPVNTLIKQIRNIRQDVIIVVDGAQAVPHLPIDVKKMDCDFIAFSGHKMLGPTGIGVLYGKRKYLNMMTPFLFGGEMIDKVSTDGTTFNVLPYKFEAGTPNVDGAVGLAKAIEILESIGMDNIQEHDKQLTSYALKKLKELDFLEIFGPQDETQQSIISFNMKGVHPHDVAHMLNDLTGIAIRSGHHCAQPLMKEFGTTATCRVSFYLYNEEEDVDKLCEGLKKVWEWLK, from the coding sequence ATGTTATCTTCCAAAGAATATGAGGAGATATTTCCAGCTTTAAAAAGAAAAATAAATGGGCATAAATTGGTCTATCTTGACAATGCTGCCACCACGTTAAGGCCAAAAGAAGTTATGGATGCTGTAAATGAATACAGCCTCAACCATCATTCCAACGTCCATAGATCAACACATACCTTAGCAGCTGAAGCGACTCAGTATTATGAAGATGCAAGAAGTGAAGTTGCAAATTTCATAAACGCTGAAGCCGAAGAAGTTATTTTTACAAAAGGTGCGACTGAATCTCTTAATCTTATAGCTTATTCCGTTGCAGTTTCAAATATTTTGCAATCTGATGACGAAATTTTGATATCTACAATAGAACATCATGCAAACTTTGTTCCCTGGCAGCAAATAGCCAAAATTTTTAATTTAAAGATAAAATACTATCCCGCTAAAAGTGGGATTTTTGATTTATCTGATTTTCTCAAGCATATTACAAATAAAACGAGGTTAGTAAGTATTACCGCTTTGTCAAACGTTACCGGTCAACTTATTCCAGTTAATACTTTAATAAAACAAATTAGAAATATCAGACAAGATGTAATTATTGTTGTGGATGGGGCTCAAGCTGTACCTCACCTTCCTATCGATGTAAAAAAAATGGATTGTGATTTTATAGCCTTTTCTGGCCATAAGATGCTTGGACCCACGGGAATAGGTGTGTTGTATGGTAAAAGAAAGTATTTAAACATGATGACCCCTTTTTTGTTTGGGGGAGAAATGATCGATAAAGTTTCTACCGATGGAACTACTTTTAACGTGTTGCCTTACAAATTTGAGGCGGGAACTCCAAACGTTGACGGAGCCGTAGGATTAGCTAAAGCCATAGAAATACTTGAAAGTATTGGCATGGATAATATTCAAGAACATGATAAACAACTCACCTCTTATGCATTGAAAAAATTAAAAGAGTTAGATTTTTTAGAAATATTCGGCCCTCAAGACGAAACGCAGCAGTCAATAATATCCTTCAATATGAAAGGTGTTCATCCACACGATGTAGCGCATATGTTGAACGATTTGACTGGAATAGCCATTAGAAGCGGTCATCATTGTGCACAGCCATTGATGAAAGAGTTTGGTACAACCGCCACTTGTAGGGTAAGCTTCTATTTGTATAACGAAGAAGAAGATGTTGATAAATTATGTGAAGGATTAAAAAAGGTTTGGGAGTGGTTAAAATAG
- the rpoD gene encoding RNA polymerase sigma factor RpoD, producing the protein MKNKRISEKEEKKIMKSIENIDFEDAEKDGDTVKVKVKKSHEEAKSVDTFISLLINKAKNKGNKLSYSDIDHAIPTDLSEEIDSDYIEKIYEALEAEGIEILEEEVEEEEKDALNETEYENEEVEELFSDTELKMYDNISLGDPIKIYLKEISKVELLSPSRERQLARRAQKGDQKARDELIKANLRLVISIAKRYTGRGLTFLDLIQEGNIGLIKAVDKFDWRKGFKFSTYATWWIRQAITRAIADQARTIRIPVHLVETINRMNKVIREYLQENGDYPSAQELAEILDKPEDKINEILMSAKDVLSLNSPISSGNGDDEESETGDFISTEETTPEEEAQKMIMKERLEEVLDTLNSKEALVLKMRYGFLDGKQKTLEEVGQFFNVTRERIRQIETKALRKLRHPNRVAQLKDIVES; encoded by the coding sequence GTGAAAAACAAAAGAATAAGTGAGAAAGAAGAGAAAAAAATTATGAAAAGCATAGAGAATATCGATTTTGAAGATGCCGAAAAAGACGGAGATACCGTTAAAGTAAAAGTGAAAAAGTCCCACGAAGAAGCAAAATCAGTAGATACTTTCATTTCATTATTAATAAATAAAGCAAAGAACAAAGGCAATAAATTATCTTATTCCGATATTGATCATGCGATCCCTACAGATTTATCGGAAGAAATTGACAGTGATTACATAGAAAAGATTTACGAGGCTTTGGAAGCAGAAGGTATAGAAATTTTAGAAGAAGAAGTTGAAGAAGAAGAGAAAGATGCCTTAAATGAAACGGAATATGAAAATGAAGAGGTTGAAGAGTTATTTTCGGATACAGAGCTTAAAATGTATGACAATATTTCTTTAGGTGATCCTATAAAAATATACCTCAAAGAAATAAGCAAAGTTGAGCTTTTAAGTCCTTCCAGAGAAAGGCAACTAGCAAGACGAGCTCAAAAAGGTGATCAGAAAGCCAGAGACGAACTGATAAAGGCAAATTTAAGGTTAGTTATCAGTATAGCCAAAAGGTACACGGGTAGAGGGTTGACTTTTTTGGATTTGATCCAAGAGGGAAATATCGGATTGATAAAGGCTGTAGACAAATTTGACTGGAGAAAAGGTTTCAAATTCTCAACCTATGCAACATGGTGGATTAGACAGGCAATTACCAGAGCCATAGCTGATCAAGCAAGAACGATTAGAATCCCTGTTCATTTAGTTGAGACTATAAACAGAATGAACAAAGTTATCAGAGAGTATTTACAAGAAAACGGAGATTATCCTTCAGCACAAGAACTTGCAGAAATTCTAGATAAACCAGAAGATAAGATTAATGAAATCCTAATGAGTGCAAAAGATGTACTTTCTTTAAACTCACCTATATCTAGCGGTAATGGTGATGATGAAGAATCTGAAACAGGAGATTTTATTAGTACCGAAGAAACAACCCCGGAAGAAGAAGCTCAAAAAATGATTATGAAAGAAAGACTGGAGGAAGTTCTTGACACCTTAAACTCTAAAGAAGCGTTGGTTTTGAAAATGAGATATGGATTTTTAGATGGCAAACAAAAGACACTAGAAGAAGTTGGACAGTTCTTTAACGTCACAAGAGAAAGAATAAGGCAGATAGAAACTAAGGCGTTGAGGAAATTGAGACATCCAAACAGAGTAGCACAACTAAAAGATATTGTAGAAAGTTAA
- a CDS encoding Rpn family recombination-promoting nuclease/putative transposase — translation MSYKTKIKGQDGYIYILMEHKSYIEGKVIFQLLRYITSIWEEKYDPKTKKVPIIIPMVIYHGREIWNVETNLLNMVQGIEDLPNELKTYLPTYRYEICDFSIKRKKRIIGLTAMKVAIEAMRAGTAMTKEEFKERLRRVFEYIKQLPEEEVHEWFEECMIYLLNVREDVTIEEILKVQKEIMPGRGEIVMTIAEKLRNEGKLEGKLEGKVEGKLEGEREFAIRILSKRFGNQLTEEIKVKYDSPLFN, via the coding sequence ATGTCGTACAAAACAAAGATAAAAGGACAAGATGGCTACATATACATTCTGATGGAACACAAAAGCTACATTGAAGGGAAAGTAATCTTTCAACTGTTGAGATATATTACGAGCATCTGGGAAGAAAAATACGATCCCAAAACAAAAAAGGTACCAATAATAATACCGATGGTAATATACCATGGAAGAGAAATCTGGAACGTAGAAACGAATTTATTAAATATGGTACAAGGGATAGAAGATTTACCAAATGAACTAAAAACATACTTACCTACATACCGATATGAAATATGTGATTTCTCGATCAAAAGGAAAAAAAGGATAATAGGATTAACAGCGATGAAAGTTGCAATAGAAGCAATGAGAGCAGGAACGGCAATGACCAAAGAAGAATTTAAAGAAAGATTAAGAAGGGTATTTGAATACATAAAACAACTACCAGAAGAAGAGGTACATGAATGGTTTGAAGAGTGTATGATCTACTTACTAAACGTAAGGGAAGATGTAACGATAGAGGAGATATTAAAAGTACAAAAAGAAATAATGCCTGGAAGGGGTGAAATAGTTATGACAATAGCTGAAAAGTTAAGAAACGAAGGTAAATTAGAAGGTAAATTGGAAGGTAAAGTTGAAGGCAAACTTGAAGGCGAAAGAGAGTTCGCAATTAGAATATTAAGCAAAAGATTTGGTAACCAACTAACTGAAGAGATAAAAGTCAAGTATGATAGTCCCCTATTTAATTAA
- a CDS encoding SufD family Fe-S cluster assembly protein, translating into METIFEKPIDMRHKDLKAVEWQIPQITPKRDYGDYEFQASLEHISNELLKTFKNYRYEAYKNWGFPKWKRTKLNGYEPDKYVSFVPVSSKGKILGLNGIDQDGIEILAKYDFEGAHRKFLLMAEAFSNTGFYLKTNEGEEREPIILTYDWKFPIYETSVYNISPFSKATVIRYLMPSKNEKLFRTTSNRIVVKENASLELININLCNDDSLSIDNTLIEVQKNGNVEVVDINIGGRITSPHIVFRLAGEGAQAHLYPYFLGDKDNVIDMLYLMRFYSPETTGAIDAKGVIKDESKAIFRGFLDLKKGAKEANASESEYTLTLSEKAKAEAFPSLLVDENEVNAAHAATVGTIEKEKLYYLMTRGFSLEEAKKLISSGLFESAIDRIKVFDEGMSQVVKDVIFQRI; encoded by the coding sequence ATGGAGACAATTTTTGAGAAACCTATAGATATGAGGCATAAAGATCTAAAAGCGGTTGAATGGCAAATTCCCCAAATTACACCAAAAAGAGATTACGGGGATTACGAATTTCAAGCATCCTTGGAACACATTTCTAATGAATTGTTAAAAACTTTCAAAAATTATAGATACGAAGCTTACAAAAATTGGGGTTTCCCTAAATGGAAAAGAACTAAATTAAATGGGTATGAGCCAGATAAATACGTTTCCTTTGTTCCTGTTAGCTCAAAAGGAAAGATATTAGGGTTGAATGGAATCGACCAGGATGGAATAGAAATCTTAGCCAAATACGATTTTGAAGGTGCTCATAGAAAATTTTTGTTGATGGCTGAAGCTTTTTCTAATACAGGTTTTTATCTAAAAACCAACGAAGGAGAAGAAAGAGAACCGATTATTTTAACGTATGATTGGAAGTTCCCAATATACGAGACCTCAGTTTATAACATAAGTCCATTCTCTAAAGCCACAGTAATTAGGTATTTAATGCCCAGCAAAAATGAAAAGTTATTTAGAACGACTTCAAATAGAATAGTAGTAAAGGAAAATGCTTCTTTAGAACTGATAAATATAAATTTATGTAACGATGACAGTTTAAGCATTGATAACACCCTTATTGAAGTGCAAAAAAATGGAAATGTTGAAGTCGTTGATATAAATATTGGTGGAAGAATTACCTCCCCACATATTGTGTTCAGACTTGCCGGCGAAGGCGCACAGGCTCATTTATATCCTTATTTTTTGGGAGATAAGGATAACGTTATTGATATGCTTTATTTAATGAGGTTCTATTCACCTGAGACAACTGGAGCAATCGATGCCAAAGGCGTTATAAAAGATGAATCAAAGGCGATATTCAGGGGTTTTCTTGACTTGAAAAAAGGTGCAAAGGAAGCTAATGCGTCCGAATCAGAGTACACTTTAACCCTTTCTGAAAAAGCCAAAGCAGAAGCGTTCCCCAGTTTGTTGGTAGATGAAAATGAGGTAAATGCAGCACATGCTGCTACGGTGGGCACTATTGAAAAGGAAAAATTATACTATCTGATGACTCGTGGATTCTCTTTGGAAGAAGCAAAAAAATTAATCTCTTCAGGTTTGTTTGAATCCGCTATAGACAGAATTAAAGTTTTTGATGAAGGGATGAGTCAGGTGGTAAAAGATGTTATCTTCCAAAGAATATGA
- a CDS encoding CoA-binding protein: MDLKNIKNIAIIGATTNKEKYGYKVLKNLKDKGYTLYPINPKYNKIEGIETYASVKDLPKEGIDLIVFVVPAKIGITAVKEAYEEGFRRFWFQPGAESDEIEEYLEKLPNVEYSFIKCIMVETSKN; encoded by the coding sequence ATAGATCTAAAAAATATAAAAAATATTGCTATAATTGGAGCAACCACCAATAAAGAAAAATATGGATATAAAGTGTTGAAAAATTTAAAAGATAAAGGTTATACACTTTATCCAATTAATCCAAAGTATAACAAAATTGAAGGAATAGAAACATATGCTTCTGTAAAAGATCTGCCTAAAGAAGGAATAGATTTAATTGTTTTTGTCGTTCCCGCTAAAATTGGAATAACAGCTGTTAAGGAAGCATACGAAGAAGGATTTAGAAGATTTTGGTTTCAACCTGGTGCAGAATCAGACGAAATCGAAGAATATTTGGAAAAATTGCCAAACGTAGAGTATTCTTTTATCAAATGTATAATGGTGGAAACAAGTAAAAATTAA
- a CDS encoding gamma carbonic anhydrase family protein: protein MLHEYKGKYPVVQEDVFLAPGCQIIGDVKIAKGSSIWYNATLRADIGSITIGEFSNIQDNSVVHIDTEYPTIIGNYVTIGHNAIIHGCEISDNCLIGMGAIILNGAKIGEGCLIGAGALVTENKIIPPKSLVLGVPAKVIRNLTDEEFEQIKEHAKEYFNLAKSYSKK from the coding sequence ATGCTTCATGAGTACAAAGGCAAATATCCTGTTGTTCAAGAAGATGTTTTTTTAGCTCCTGGTTGTCAAATTATTGGAGATGTAAAGATTGCTAAAGGATCTAGTATTTGGTACAATGCCACATTGAGGGCAGATATTGGTTCTATAACCATTGGAGAATTCTCAAACATACAAGATAACTCAGTGGTTCATATCGACACCGAATATCCAACTATAATTGGTAATTACGTTACTATTGGGCACAACGCTATTATACACGGCTGTGAAATCTCCGATAACTGTCTCATAGGTATGGGAGCAATTATATTAAACGGTGCAAAGATAGGTGAAGGGTGTCTTATTGGGGCAGGAGCTTTGGTAACAGAAAACAAAATAATTCCTCCCAAGAGTTTAGTTTTAGGGGTTCCAGCAAAGGTCATAAGAAATCTTACTGATGAAGAGTTCGAACAAATTAAAGAACACGCTAAAGAATACTTTAATTTGGCAAAAAGTTATAGCAAAAAATAG
- a CDS encoding acetate kinase: MKILVINSGSSSLKYQILEMENESCLVKGLVERIGEQESDIEQENEGKEYKNITKIKDHEEALKKAMELITDPEYGCLKELNEIDAVGHRVVHGGEEFFSSVLIDEEVIKAIEENSDLAPLHNPPNLMGIRAAKKLLPNVPQVAVFDTSFHHSMPEKAYMYGLPYEVYQKYKIRRYGFHGTSHRYVSQKASEILKKDMKELKMITAHLGNGASLAAIDRGKVIDTSMGFTPLEGLIMGTRSGDIDPGIVFFLIRKGYSVDEVDDLLNKRSGVYGLSKMSNDMRDIRKGIENGDKKAKLAYDVYVYRLAKYIGSYITALKGLDVLVFTAGVGENDEHVRMDVCDYLDFFGVKIDKEKNTLLNRKNGIISASDSDVDILIVKTDEELMIAQDTKRIVEEVNEK; the protein is encoded by the coding sequence ATGAAAATACTAGTGATCAACTCCGGAAGTTCATCCTTAAAATATCAAATATTAGAAATGGAAAACGAAAGTTGTCTGGTTAAAGGGTTGGTTGAAAGAATAGGGGAACAAGAATCAGATATTGAACAAGAAAACGAAGGAAAAGAGTACAAAAACATAACCAAGATAAAAGACCATGAAGAAGCGTTGAAAAAAGCTATGGAATTGATCACTGATCCTGAATATGGATGTTTAAAAGAATTAAATGAGATAGATGCGGTTGGGCACAGGGTAGTACATGGAGGAGAAGAGTTTTTCTCTTCCGTACTGATAGATGAAGAAGTTATTAAAGCTATAGAAGAGAACTCTGATCTTGCTCCTTTACATAACCCTCCCAATTTGATGGGCATAAGAGCAGCTAAAAAATTATTACCCAACGTACCTCAAGTAGCGGTATTTGATACATCATTTCACCATTCGATGCCAGAGAAAGCGTACATGTATGGTTTACCTTACGAAGTTTATCAAAAATACAAGATAAGACGTTATGGATTTCATGGGACCAGTCACAGGTACGTATCTCAAAAAGCCTCTGAGATATTAAAAAAAGATATGAAAGAATTAAAGATGATAACGGCACATTTAGGTAACGGTGCATCTTTAGCTGCAATCGACAGAGGAAAAGTGATTGATACATCGATGGGCTTCACACCTTTGGAAGGATTGATAATGGGAACAAGAAGTGGAGATATAGATCCAGGAATAGTTTTTTTCCTTATAAGAAAAGGCTACAGCGTAGACGAAGTGGACGATTTGTTGAACAAAAGAAGTGGTGTCTACGGTTTGAGTAAAATGAGCAACGACATGAGAGACATCAGAAAAGGAATAGAAAATGGGGATAAAAAGGCAAAGTTGGCATACGATGTGTATGTATATCGTTTAGCAAAATACATAGGAAGTTATATAACCGCACTAAAAGGGTTAGATGTGCTGGTATTCACAGCGGGTGTGGGAGAAAATGACGAACATGTAAGAATGGACGTCTGTGATTACTTAGACTTCTTTGGAGTTAAAATTGATAAAGAAAAAAATACTTTGTTGAATAGAAAAAACGGAATTATCTCAGCTTCGGATTCTGATGTTGACATTTTAATAGTAAAAACTGATGAGGAATTAATGATAGCTCAAGATACTAAAAGAATAGTGGAAGAAGTGAACGAGAAATAG
- a CDS encoding histidinol phosphate phosphatase domain-containing protein, giving the protein MNKVYDFHTHTILSDGELICSEQIRRAQTHGYAAIAISDHVDESNIDFVLSSLNKFVDNESSFFEGIKILKGVEITHVPPSLIDELAKYAKENGADVVLVHGETIVEPVFQKTDYYAVNSKYVDILAHPGLITEEEVALAASNGVFLELSARKGHSLSNGHVAKLAQKYDAKLLVNSDAHGPDDFLDYDFSLKVAMSAGLNIEEAKKIVERNPLELL; this is encoded by the coding sequence TTGAATAAAGTCTATGATTTTCACACACACACAATTTTGAGTGATGGAGAATTAATCTGCAGCGAACAGATAAGACGTGCACAAACCCACGGTTATGCAGCCATTGCAATATCCGATCATGTGGATGAATCCAACATTGATTTTGTTTTAAGTAGTTTGAACAAATTTGTTGATAACGAAAGCAGTTTCTTTGAAGGGATCAAGATTTTAAAAGGGGTTGAAATTACTCACGTTCCTCCCTCTTTAATAGATGAACTTGCAAAATATGCAAAAGAAAACGGTGCAGATGTTGTATTGGTTCACGGAGAAACTATAGTTGAACCGGTTTTTCAAAAAACTGACTATTACGCTGTAAATTCAAAATATGTAGATATATTAGCTCACCCTGGTTTAATTACCGAGGAAGAAGTTGCCCTGGCTGCTAGCAATGGAGTTTTCTTAGAATTAAGTGCCAGAAAGGGTCATAGTTTATCCAATGGGCATGTAGCAAAATTGGCTCAAAAATATGATGCAAAATTACTCGTAAATAGTGACGCGCACGGGCCAGATGACTTTTTAGACTATGATTTTAGTTTAAAAGTAGCTATGTCTGCTGGTTTGAACATAGAAGAGGCAAAAAAGATTGTGGAAAGAAACCCTTTAGAATTATTGTAA
- a CDS encoding IS110 family RNA-guided transposase: protein MYFVGIDISKNSFHYYISDSGRTKIDSGKFKQNMSGFTTFDKILKKFNKREIIIGMESTSIYHQHLFSYLLKHDYDVHIINPLLLKEFRKSETLRHSKNDNIDSKLISIWLKEKYPDNIPSSKEIDNFTQYSREIINLSEEISRVKNEIKRYVYLLFPELESFQSNIFIKSLMNLLYNFPSARKIATTNKKQLIDAMKIDNQLYFDENKLDQIIELSKNSIASGNDAHELALQKRIELLFKLESDQKLFKEKLKETLNNSSNDVIKNQVELIQSLDGFNETALNIVAETGDINRFYSASALVAFVGIDPRTEESGQMKKGWFINRKGNRYLRKAVYIAAIVAIQNNEYFKNYYMKLRTRGKSHTVAVLAVAGKLLRIIYSLVKSGKKYDSDYHYKLQNQELRAHGNYTAKKLKRKREIVT, encoded by the coding sequence ATGTATTTTGTAGGTATTGATATTTCTAAAAACTCTTTTCATTACTACATCTCCGATTCAGGTAGGACCAAAATCGATAGTGGTAAATTCAAACAGAATATGAGTGGTTTCACCACTTTCGACAAAATTCTTAAAAAGTTCAACAAAAGAGAGATTATAATTGGTATGGAATCCACTTCTATTTACCATCAACATTTGTTTTCTTATTTACTTAAACACGATTATGATGTCCATATCATTAATCCCCTTTTGTTGAAAGAATTCAGAAAAAGTGAAACTCTTCGCCATTCTAAAAACGACAACATTGATTCCAAGCTGATCTCCATTTGGCTGAAAGAAAAGTATCCAGACAACATCCCTTCTTCTAAGGAGATAGATAATTTCACTCAATACTCTCGCGAGATCATTAACCTTTCTGAGGAGATTTCAAGGGTTAAGAATGAAATCAAACGTTATGTCTACCTTTTGTTCCCTGAATTGGAATCTTTTCAATCTAATATCTTTATCAAGAGTTTAATGAATTTATTGTATAACTTCCCTTCTGCAAGGAAGATCGCTACAACCAACAAAAAACAGCTTATTGATGCGATGAAGATAGATAATCAATTGTATTTCGATGAAAATAAGTTGGACCAAATCATTGAACTTTCTAAAAATTCAATAGCAAGTGGCAACGATGCGCATGAGTTAGCTCTTCAAAAAAGAATAGAATTGTTGTTCAAACTTGAATCAGATCAAAAGCTCTTCAAAGAAAAATTGAAAGAAACTTTGAACAATTCATCAAACGATGTAATTAAAAACCAGGTAGAATTAATACAATCTCTTGATGGTTTCAATGAAACAGCTTTAAATATTGTAGCAGAAACAGGAGATATTAACCGATTCTATTCTGCTTCTGCCCTGGTGGCTTTCGTTGGCATCGATCCTCGTACAGAGGAATCAGGTCAAATGAAAAAAGGCTGGTTCATCAATAGAAAAGGTAACAGATACCTAAGAAAAGCTGTTTACATCGCTGCCATCGTTGCTATTCAAAACAATGAATACTTCAAGAATTATTACATGAAACTACGTACTCGAGGTAAATCACATACTGTTGCTGTGTTAGCCGTAGCGGGAAAATTGTTGAGAATAATATATTCACTGGTAAAGAGTGGGAAAAAATATGATTCTGACTATCATTACAAATTACAAAATCAAGAACTGAGAGCTCATGGCAATTATACAGCAAAAAAATTAAAAAGGAAAAGAGAAATAGTAACCTGA
- the sufU gene encoding Fe-S cluster assembly sulfur transfer protein SufU, whose translation MVKIGLEELYSDIILDYAKNERYKKEIQNAKKAEGKNLSCGDEITLYLKVEDNIIKEITFTGHGCIISQASASMMCEYLEGKTVDEANKIFQEIIKMSQGKEFDKELVDGIEIFSDISKFPMRTKCFTLAWHTLDDALNGKNI comes from the coding sequence GTGGTTAAAATAGGTTTAGAAGAACTTTACTCTGATATAATATTAGATTATGCAAAAAATGAGAGGTACAAAAAAGAGATACAAAACGCTAAGAAAGCTGAAGGGAAAAATTTATCTTGTGGAGACGAGATAACCCTTTATTTAAAAGTAGAAGATAATATAATAAAGGAAATTACTTTCACAGGTCATGGCTGTATTATAAGTCAGGCAAGTGCATCGATGATGTGTGAATACCTTGAAGGAAAAACAGTAGACGAGGCAAATAAAATTTTTCAAGAAATTATAAAGATGTCACAAGGCAAGGAGTTTGATAAAGAATTAGTAGATGGAATAGAAATTTTTTCTGATATCTCCAAATTTCCTATGAGAACTAAATGCTTCACCCTTGCTTGGCATACATTGGATGACGCCCTCAATGGGAAAAATATCTGA